The following proteins come from a genomic window of Streptomyces liliiviolaceus:
- a CDS encoding prenyltransferase/squalene oxidase repeat-containing protein, translating into MSQPQLRRGPLRPDPEPHIPHGPRPARLVRRLGGLGAAAAGYAVFQSLVGVLPDNIGGQTARYAIAVVSGLGTALAAWLSAALLRARSDNNSPVPSGQLIAPGSDLSGPGPLPDLFSTAYGTLAEQICVVDDPVRGRLTGWPHSLGESGPGRPTSMGTAYGLHIMLDLGMPEGRVGAGDLIDTLWRLRLPDGGWSARTQGSQARPEVTALVLGALARAGASRERLAEEVAHCETRFTHELDRTGRELTHVLTTVMRGLLRAAPDSAVLPLLRDSLVEGAVTDPRRGHHRCWGYRLAPLHGPPSPLHTAQAVVALDRAARVLGSESVNARAAREDGVRWLLACPDAPHDACLDLSNLREDVRRPRVDDPTHHEVLNVRHFTASWIVRALLTPGALDVAREDGLEDEWRERLNGAASAVYAGQSDGIWTWVRDDTNELRRPMWMTYQGLSALRAHAVWMYQPLIQQANG; encoded by the coding sequence TTGTCCCAACCGCAGCTCCGTCGCGGCCCGTTGAGACCGGATCCCGAGCCGCACATACCGCACGGGCCGCGCCCCGCCCGGCTCGTCCGCCGGCTGGGCGGACTCGGCGCCGCCGCCGCGGGCTACGCGGTGTTCCAGTCCCTGGTGGGTGTCCTGCCGGACAACATCGGTGGCCAGACCGCGCGTTACGCCATCGCCGTGGTCAGCGGACTCGGCACGGCCCTCGCGGCCTGGCTCTCCGCGGCCCTGCTCCGGGCCAGGAGTGACAACAACTCACCAGTTCCGAGCGGCCAGTTGATCGCCCCCGGGTCGGACCTTTCGGGCCCCGGCCCGCTGCCCGACCTCTTCTCCACCGCGTACGGCACGCTCGCCGAACAGATCTGCGTGGTCGACGACCCCGTACGCGGACGCCTCACCGGCTGGCCGCACTCCCTCGGCGAGAGCGGCCCCGGCCGGCCCACCTCCATGGGCACCGCGTACGGACTGCACATCATGCTCGACCTGGGGATGCCCGAGGGGCGGGTCGGCGCGGGCGACCTGATCGACACCTTGTGGCGGCTGCGCCTGCCGGACGGCGGCTGGTCGGCGCGTACACAGGGCTCCCAGGCCCGCCCGGAGGTGACCGCCCTGGTGCTGGGCGCACTGGCCCGGGCCGGAGCCTCACGGGAGCGGCTCGCCGAGGAGGTGGCGCACTGCGAGACGCGCTTCACCCACGAACTCGACCGCACCGGGCGCGAGTTGACGCACGTCCTGACGACCGTGATGCGCGGCCTGCTGCGTGCGGCGCCCGACTCCGCGGTGCTGCCCCTGCTGCGTGACTCGCTCGTCGAGGGCGCGGTCACCGATCCGCGCCGTGGGCATCACCGCTGCTGGGGATACCGGCTCGCGCCCCTGCACGGGCCGCCGTCCCCGCTGCACACGGCCCAGGCGGTGGTCGCCCTGGACCGCGCGGCCCGCGTCCTGGGCAGTGAGAGCGTCAACGCACGCGCCGCCCGCGAGGACGGTGTGCGCTGGCTGCTGGCCTGCCCGGACGCGCCGCACGACGCCTGCCTGGACCTGTCCAACCTCCGCGAGGACGTACGCAGGCCGCGCGTGGACGATCCGACCCACCACGAGGTCCTGAACGTACGGCACTTCACGGCCTCCTGGATCGTCCGCGCCCTGCTCACCCCCGGCGCCCTCGACGTCGCGCGCGAGGACGGCCTGGAGGACGAGTGGCGCGAGCGGCTGAACGGCGCGGCGAGCGCCGTGTACGCCGGGCAGAGCGACGGCATATGGACCTGGGTGCGCGACGACACCAACGAACTGCGCCGCCCCATGTGGATGACCTATCAAGGCCTTTCGGCACTGCGGGCGCATGCCGTATGGATGTATCAACCGCTGATCCAGCAAGCGAACGGCTGA
- a CDS encoding DUF397 domain-containing protein, with protein MSITELTWFKSSYSGSDGDDCVEVAVCAAATIHVRDSKNARGPQLALSPAAWGTFIQRVSGPRSTA; from the coding sequence ATGAGCATCACTGAACTGACCTGGTTCAAGAGCAGCTACAGCGGAAGCGATGGTGACGACTGCGTCGAAGTCGCCGTCTGCGCTGCCGCCACCATCCACGTCCGTGACTCCAAGAACGCCCGCGGGCCGCAGCTCGCCCTCTCCCCCGCCGCCTGGGGCACTTTCATCCAGCGGGTCAGTGGTCCGCGCAGCACGGCGTAG
- a CDS encoding AraC family transcriptional regulator, producing MNGGALHVHQASVGELQTAASTVLAPLAVTAVAGPGAEGHGKAFRADIDAAAVGRAAVARVRGSAHLVRRSARAISSTDPELLKITLHGSPEPAAVDQGGTRSHAHRGDFVVLDMTRPYRLAAPDGCDVMAVGISRAELGPHATAVAGRAGRRLPADSGAQAVFSGFLRGLGTHLDELAGPAQAHVGDALVSLLIAAFTGTAPGRADMATELVDRIRVYALANISDPSLCVESVAAAHGISGRQLHRLFGRSGTPFVAWLRAERLGRVRRDLLDPAHDSRTTAAVAARWGIHDPRHLARGLKTHYGRTARELRRDR from the coding sequence ATGAACGGTGGCGCTTTACACGTACACCAGGCCAGTGTCGGCGAGTTGCAGACCGCCGCGTCGACGGTTCTCGCCCCGCTGGCCGTGACAGCCGTTGCGGGTCCAGGCGCCGAGGGGCACGGGAAGGCGTTCCGGGCGGACATCGACGCGGCGGCGGTCGGGCGCGCGGCGGTGGCGCGGGTCCGGGGCTCGGCGCATCTGGTCCGGCGGTCGGCCCGGGCGATCTCGTCCACGGACCCCGAACTGCTGAAGATCACCCTGCACGGGTCGCCGGAGCCCGCAGCGGTGGACCAGGGCGGCACCCGGTCCCATGCCCACCGGGGCGACTTCGTCGTCCTCGATATGACGCGCCCCTACCGGCTGGCCGCCCCGGACGGCTGTGACGTGATGGCGGTCGGTATCTCGCGTGCCGAACTGGGGCCGCACGCAACGGCGGTGGCCGGCCGGGCGGGCCGGCGGCTGCCCGCCGACAGCGGTGCGCAGGCGGTGTTCTCCGGGTTCCTGCGCGGACTCGGCACCCACCTCGACGAACTGGCCGGTCCCGCGCAGGCCCACGTGGGCGACGCCCTGGTGTCCCTGCTGATCGCGGCCTTCACCGGGACGGCGCCGGGCCGGGCGGACATGGCCACCGAACTCGTCGACCGCATCCGGGTCTACGCCCTGGCGAACATCTCCGACCCGTCCCTGTGCGTCGAATCGGTCGCGGCGGCTCACGGGATCTCGGGCCGCCAACTGCACCGCCTGTTCGGCCGCTCCGGAACCCCGTTCGTGGCCTGGCTCCGCGCCGAACGCCTCGGCCGCGTACGCCGCGATCTCCTCGACCCGGCCCACGACAGTCGCACGACGGCCGCGGTGGCCGCCCGCTGGGGCATCCACGACCCCCGCCATCTGGCCCGCGGCCTCAAGACCCACTACGGCCGAACGGCCCGGGAGCTGCGCCGGGACCGCTGA
- a CDS encoding NUDIX hydrolase has translation MDIPGSTGSTGGKRLAAAVVMREGLVLLVRRSETERFLPRVWGVPCGKLEPGESPEDGVLRELKEETGLLGEVVRKVGESSFMSEYRGQETKNWQDNFLVRPLSRHITLPEPDQDHRWLSPDELHTVDIDEYNADIVRQALTNF, from the coding sequence ATGGACATCCCCGGTAGTACGGGCAGCACGGGTGGAAAGCGACTGGCCGCGGCCGTCGTGATGCGCGAGGGCCTCGTCCTGCTGGTGCGCCGCAGCGAGACCGAGCGGTTCCTGCCCCGGGTGTGGGGCGTCCCCTGCGGGAAGCTGGAGCCCGGCGAAAGCCCCGAGGACGGGGTGCTGCGGGAGCTCAAGGAGGAGACCGGGCTGCTCGGCGAGGTCGTCCGGAAGGTCGGCGAATCGTCCTTCATGAGCGAGTACCGCGGGCAGGAGACCAAGAACTGGCAGGACAATTTCCTGGTCAGGCCGCTCTCCCGGCACATCACCCTCCCTGAGCCGGACCAGGATCACCGCTGGCTGAGCCCGGACGAGCTGCACACCGTCGACATCGACGAGTACAACGCCGACATCGTGCGTCAGGCCCTCACGAACTTCTGA
- a CDS encoding PIN-like domain-containing protein, whose translation MAAAHTTSDQPQARGIFDCDEAHRTPLRSDYKRIFDSGLVVLDTNVLLNLYRSNESTRRDTLAALARLRERLWIPHQVLTEFWRNRESPAIRHHHATRANEASAGLDKAVNAARTVVTTWLTAVQLKDNEEAVEQTARDLTELTEAAGSLKKFIRAQAECDALKETATTHTDPVLNALEPLLHGRIGEPLPPDVYDKAVKEAQERADEGIPPGHEDFRTKEPELAAGDYLVWVQLMAEARQRGCDVLLVTGDVKKDWWTNRGYDIPPRPRAELLKELREQAGVVLYMLTPSELLRWAKELLELNVDDGSVRDLEQLGEVSADEASEGEAWTAESLAAFMDELMRRYPSRVKAIVAAAANGGFVDRETVYELASYDETRKLRGFTQPIGTLSRDLQATGVLTGGEPFLLTTVYGHSTDPSWAKGFRIPNGVIPLLRSKYEGGDLWQTRHGGEAGSEPSDKV comes from the coding sequence ATGGCAGCAGCGCACACCACGTCCGACCAGCCGCAAGCCCGGGGCATTTTCGACTGCGACGAGGCTCATCGCACCCCACTCCGCTCCGACTACAAGCGGATCTTCGATTCCGGTCTGGTCGTGCTTGACACCAATGTGCTGCTCAACCTCTACCGCTCGAACGAGAGCACCCGCCGGGACACCCTTGCCGCCCTCGCCAGACTTCGCGAGCGCCTGTGGATTCCACACCAGGTCCTCACGGAGTTCTGGCGTAACCGCGAGTCGCCCGCCATACGCCATCACCACGCGACCAGGGCCAATGAGGCGAGCGCCGGGCTCGACAAGGCCGTCAACGCGGCACGGACAGTAGTGACCACATGGCTGACCGCCGTCCAACTCAAGGACAACGAAGAGGCTGTAGAGCAGACTGCCCGAGACCTGACCGAGCTCACCGAAGCAGCCGGCAGCCTCAAGAAGTTCATCCGGGCACAGGCCGAGTGCGACGCACTCAAGGAGACTGCCACCACTCACACCGACCCAGTGCTCAACGCTCTCGAACCGCTTCTGCACGGCCGAATCGGCGAGCCGCTGCCGCCGGACGTATACGACAAGGCCGTGAAAGAAGCGCAGGAGCGCGCCGACGAGGGGATACCGCCGGGGCACGAGGACTTCCGCACCAAGGAACCCGAGCTGGCTGCCGGGGACTACCTCGTGTGGGTGCAGCTCATGGCGGAAGCCAGGCAACGCGGGTGCGACGTTCTACTGGTCACCGGGGATGTGAAGAAGGACTGGTGGACCAACCGCGGATACGACATCCCGCCTCGCCCCCGCGCCGAACTCCTCAAGGAGCTGCGGGAGCAGGCCGGGGTGGTGCTCTACATGCTCACTCCGAGCGAACTGCTCCGCTGGGCCAAAGAACTCCTCGAACTGAACGTCGACGACGGCTCGGTCCGCGACCTGGAGCAACTGGGCGAGGTATCGGCCGACGAAGCCTCCGAAGGCGAAGCCTGGACGGCGGAGTCGCTGGCGGCGTTCATGGACGAGCTGATGAGGCGCTACCCATCCCGAGTCAAAGCAATCGTTGCAGCTGCAGCAAACGGCGGGTTCGTGGACCGGGAGACTGTGTACGAGCTTGCCAGTTACGACGAGACACGCAAGCTCCGCGGCTTCACCCAACCGATCGGCACCCTGTCGAGGGATCTGCAAGCGACAGGTGTGCTGACAGGAGGGGAGCCGTTCCTACTCACCACGGTCTACGGCCACTCCACCGACCCTTCCTGGGCGAAGGGATTCCGCATTCCCAACGGGGTGATTCCCCTGCTTCGGAGCAAGTACGAGGGGGGCGACCTGTGGCAGACCCGACACGGCGGAGAAGCCGGTAGCGAACCTTCCGACAAGGTCTGA
- a CDS encoding jacalin-like lectin produces the protein MRRLIGTLLAGALAVAGLTTAATAAPAPAPAAAAAPSSGTFNVLTYNVAGLPDGLSSGNPATNTPLLAPRLGAYDIVNVQEDFNYHAALYAGDDHPYRTATSGGVPFGDGLNTLSDYAFEDFERVQWGACTGTNCLTPKGFSLARVRLAEGVFVDLYNVHTNADDTDDALAARRANIEQLSDFVQANSAGNAVIVMGDTNTRYTRSGDNIRTLASENGLTDAWVQLVRGGSAPAQGSDALVCPTTAPTNSCEVVDKILYRGSNLVNLSGTRYNNEWAKFLDSAGGNLSDHFPHTVDFSWTLPAKLRASDFFGGPHGTAFNDADDLPGAPSPRTLTLRGGARLDAVSLALDGGTSVTHGGTGGTGVSLALAAGEHLTSVKLTQGQKDGRTRVFSASFTTDKSRTVSAGSATSDAVTFTAPAGWQIAGFTGRSGTEIDKLGVVYAPLN, from the coding sequence ATGAGAAGACTCATCGGCACCCTGCTCGCCGGCGCGCTGGCCGTCGCCGGGCTCACCACGGCCGCCACAGCCGCTCCCGCTCCTGCCCCCGCGGCTGCCGCCGCCCCCTCCTCCGGCACCTTCAACGTCCTCACGTACAACGTCGCGGGTCTCCCCGACGGGCTCAGCTCCGGCAACCCGGCGACGAACACCCCACTGCTCGCTCCCCGGCTGGGCGCGTACGACATCGTGAACGTCCAGGAGGACTTCAACTACCACGCGGCGCTGTACGCGGGCGACGACCACCCGTACCGTACGGCGACCAGTGGTGGTGTGCCCTTCGGTGACGGGCTGAACACCCTCTCGGACTACGCCTTCGAGGACTTCGAGCGGGTGCAGTGGGGGGCGTGCACGGGCACCAACTGCCTTACGCCGAAGGGGTTCTCGCTGGCCCGGGTGCGGCTCGCGGAGGGCGTCTTCGTCGACCTCTACAACGTGCACACGAACGCGGACGACACCGACGACGCCCTTGCTGCCCGGCGCGCCAACATCGAGCAGCTGTCGGACTTCGTCCAGGCCAACTCGGCCGGTAACGCGGTCATCGTCATGGGTGACACCAACACCCGTTACACCCGCTCGGGCGACAACATCCGTACCCTCGCGAGCGAGAACGGGCTGACCGACGCGTGGGTCCAGCTGGTGCGGGGCGGGAGCGCGCCCGCGCAGGGCAGTGACGCGCTCGTGTGCCCGACGACTGCGCCGACCAACTCCTGCGAGGTGGTCGACAAGATCCTCTACCGGGGCAGCAACCTGGTGAACCTCTCCGGGACCCGCTACAACAACGAGTGGGCGAAGTTCCTGGACTCGGCCGGGGGCAACCTCTCCGACCACTTCCCCCACACGGTCGACTTCTCGTGGACCCTTCCGGCCAAGCTCCGGGCGAGCGACTTCTTCGGCGGGCCGCACGGTACGGCGTTCAACGACGCGGACGACCTGCCGGGCGCGCCCTCGCCTCGTACGCTCACCCTGCGGGGTGGGGCGCGGCTGGACGCGGTGTCGCTCGCGCTCGACGGGGGTACGTCGGTGACGCACGGGGGTACGGGCGGTACGGGCGTCTCCCTCGCCCTCGCCGCCGGTGAGCACCTCACCTCGGTGAAGCTCACGCAGGGGCAGAAGGACGGTCGGACTCGGGTCTTCTCGGCGTCCTTCACCACGGACAAGTCCCGTACGGTGTCGGCCGGATCAGCCACGTCTGATGCGGTGACGTTCACGGCTCCGGCCGGGTGGCAGATCGCCGGCTTCACGGGCCGATCGGGCACGGAGATCGACAAACTGGGCGTCGTGTACGCCCCGCTCAACTGA
- a CDS encoding ATP-binding protein, translated as MQGRIGVQVPVTVSTFTQLFSCSPRGARLARRLVANRMDVWGYAYDSEASESVTLVVAELAANAVTHGRVKGRDFRVRLLMRADEDTVRVEVADGLTERLPVLRESPGPDEEDEGGRGLLLVDALAERWGTALCTGGTYKSVWAEIRVPSARMAAARPEHGPGAVLDA; from the coding sequence ATGCAAGGACGAATCGGGGTCCAAGTCCCCGTCACGGTAAGTACGTTCACCCAGCTCTTCAGTTGCTCGCCGCGAGGGGCCCGGCTCGCCCGCCGACTGGTCGCGAACCGGATGGACGTGTGGGGTTACGCGTACGACAGCGAGGCGAGCGAATCCGTCACCCTGGTCGTCGCCGAGCTGGCGGCCAACGCGGTGACGCACGGCCGGGTCAAGGGCCGCGACTTCCGCGTACGGCTGCTGATGCGGGCCGACGAGGACACCGTACGCGTGGAAGTGGCCGACGGCCTGACCGAACGGCTCCCCGTGCTGCGGGAGTCGCCCGGCCCCGACGAGGAGGACGAGGGCGGACGCGGCCTGCTCCTGGTCGACGCGCTGGCCGAGCGGTGGGGGACGGCCCTGTGCACGGGAGGGACGTACAAAAGCGTGTGGGCGGAGATCAGGGTGCCGAGCGCCAGAATGGCAGCGGCCCGGCCTGAGCACGGCCCTGGCGCGGTGCTGGATGCATGA
- a CDS encoding TetR/AcrR family transcriptional regulator encodes MARAGLTTARVVTAAADLADEAGYEHVTLSALARKFGVKDASLYSHVKNLHDLRTRMALLAGAEMIDRIADAVAGRAGKDALAAFADAYREYALEHPGRYAATQIRIDQSLAATSPAFVRTAEVTHGMLRAYGLEEPDLTDAVRLLRSTFHGYCALEATGAFGASRDVRASWDRAVEALHVTLEHWPREQPAASPAPTPHVPPTT; translated from the coding sequence ATGGCCCGTGCCGGACTCACCACCGCCCGGGTCGTCACCGCCGCCGCCGACCTCGCCGACGAAGCCGGCTACGAGCACGTCACCCTCTCCGCCCTGGCCAGAAAGTTCGGCGTCAAGGACGCGAGCCTGTACTCGCACGTCAAGAACCTGCACGACCTGCGCACCCGCATGGCCCTCCTCGCAGGCGCCGAGATGATCGACCGCATCGCCGACGCCGTGGCCGGCCGCGCCGGCAAGGACGCCCTGGCCGCCTTCGCCGACGCCTACCGCGAGTACGCCCTGGAGCACCCCGGCCGCTACGCGGCCACGCAGATCCGTATCGACCAGAGCCTCGCCGCCACCTCCCCCGCCTTCGTCCGCACCGCCGAGGTCACCCACGGAATGCTGCGCGCGTACGGCCTCGAAGAGCCCGACCTCACCGACGCGGTACGCCTGTTGCGCAGTACCTTCCACGGTTACTGCGCCCTGGAGGCCACCGGGGCCTTCGGCGCCTCCAGGGACGTACGGGCGTCGTGGGACCGGGCCGTCGAAGCCCTGCACGTCACGCTGGAGCACTGGCCGCGCGAACAACCAGCCGCGTCCCCGGCGCCAACCCCACACGTCCCGCCCACCACTTAG
- a CDS encoding isocitrate lyase/PEP mutase family protein: MASTFAALHHPDAGAPLLLPNAWDHASAAALAGQGFAAIGTTSLGVAAAAGLPDGSAATRDATLALALALGQGPFLLSVDAEGGFSDDPAEVAGTARELAAVGAVGINLEDGRPDGTLAPAELHAAKIGAVKAAVPGLFVNARTDTHWLDDGDGDGDGRGFALGRETIRRLDAYQLAGADGVFVPGLSDPARIAGLVEAVDVPLNILYSPQGPPLPALAELGVRRVSLGSLLYRRALGTALETAALIRAGLPVEGPAPTYDEVQALVRPGGPDRPGATPSEGASW; the protein is encoded by the coding sequence ATGGCTTCCACCTTCGCCGCACTGCACCACCCCGACGCCGGCGCCCCGCTGCTTCTCCCCAACGCCTGGGACCACGCCTCGGCGGCGGCCCTGGCCGGGCAGGGGTTCGCGGCGATCGGCACGACCAGTCTGGGGGTCGCCGCCGCCGCGGGCCTGCCCGACGGTTCGGCGGCGACCCGGGACGCGACGCTGGCGTTGGCCCTGGCGCTGGGCCAGGGCCCCTTCCTCCTCTCGGTCGACGCCGAGGGCGGGTTCAGCGACGACCCGGCCGAGGTCGCCGGGACGGCCCGCGAACTCGCCGCCGTGGGCGCGGTCGGCATCAACCTGGAGGACGGCCGCCCCGACGGCACCCTTGCCCCCGCCGAACTCCACGCGGCGAAGATCGGCGCGGTGAAGGCCGCCGTGCCGGGGCTCTTCGTCAACGCCCGCACGGACACCCACTGGCTGGACGACGGCGACGGCGACGGTGACGGAAGAGGGTTCGCACTCGGACGCGAGACGATCCGTCGCCTCGATGCCTATCAACTGGCGGGCGCGGACGGTGTGTTCGTCCCCGGGCTCAGCGACCCGGCCCGGATCGCCGGCCTGGTCGAAGCCGTCGACGTACCCCTCAACATCCTCTACTCACCCCAGGGGCCGCCCCTCCCGGCCCTCGCCGAGCTGGGTGTTCGCCGGGTCAGCCTCGGGTCCCTCCTCTACCGGCGGGCCCTGGGGACGGCCCTGGAGACGGCCGCGCTGATCAGGGCGGGGCTGCCCGTCGAGGGACCCGCGCCGACCTACGACGAGGTGCAGGCGCTGGTTCGTCCGGGGGGTCCCGATCGGCCCGGAGCCACCCCGTCCGAGGGGGCTTCCTGGTAG
- a CDS encoding helix-turn-helix domain-containing protein, whose product MTNSTANEPEPSDSLKTFGLVHKAFRKRAGLTQEEFAPLVRYQPGTVASIEQGRRLPPRVYVERAEEVSDAFGVLRAAAKYATRQPGLASWFRRWADLEEQAISLYTFENRLVPGLLQTVAYARTLFNARVPVLTDAQIEAQLTARAERQRLLTERPNTGYNFIIDEQVIKRGTGGREVTLELVSHLLAVSELRNVELQLLPVTCSVHAGLDGPIRLSETPENEWFGYCEGQRTGQFIADPESISVLHMRYAKLRSQALTPDDSRSLLQRTLGAL is encoded by the coding sequence ATGACCAACAGCACGGCGAACGAGCCCGAACCGTCGGACAGTTTGAAGACGTTCGGTCTGGTCCACAAGGCCTTCCGCAAGCGGGCGGGGCTCACGCAGGAGGAGTTCGCACCGCTCGTGCGGTACCAGCCGGGGACGGTGGCGTCGATCGAGCAGGGGAGACGGCTGCCGCCGAGGGTGTACGTCGAGCGCGCGGAGGAGGTGTCGGATGCGTTCGGAGTGCTCCGGGCGGCAGCGAAGTATGCGACGCGGCAGCCGGGTTTGGCTTCTTGGTTCCGCAGATGGGCGGACCTGGAGGAGCAGGCGATCAGCCTGTACACGTTTGAGAATCGGCTGGTGCCGGGGCTTCTTCAGACGGTGGCGTACGCGCGCACGTTGTTCAACGCGCGGGTGCCTGTCCTCACCGACGCGCAGATCGAGGCCCAGTTGACCGCCCGAGCGGAGCGCCAGCGCCTCCTTACCGAGCGGCCCAACACCGGGTACAACTTCATCATCGACGAGCAGGTCATCAAGCGTGGGACCGGCGGTCGGGAGGTCACGTTGGAACTGGTCAGCCACCTACTGGCAGTCAGCGAACTGCGCAACGTCGAACTGCAACTGCTGCCTGTGACCTGCAGCGTCCACGCCGGTCTCGACGGCCCCATCCGGCTGTCCGAAACACCCGAGAACGAATGGTTCGGCTACTGCGAGGGCCAGCGAACCGGCCAGTTCATCGCCGACCCCGAATCGATCAGTGTCCTCCACATGCGCTATGCGAAACTGCGTTCACAGGCTCTCACTCCGGACGATTCCCGGAGCCTGCTGCAGCGGACGCTAGGAGCGCTATGA
- a CDS encoding PHP domain-containing protein has product MGHGHSHGHGHHHHGHDHDHGHGHDHGSATLPAAFDTSVPDEALTPEQQSRRSMLRRAGLLGAGLATVGAFGAAASGTAAAQSSAGAHTSSSRRKGNGFLWLAGDHHIHTQYSSDGKYRVADQVRQGARHGMDWLVITDHGSVAHAKIGVDKVNPDIKAARAAHEDTLVFQGLEWNIPGAEHGTVFVHPGKNEVSVLKQFETDYDGSVKNASDSTPANEALAVAGLAFLGEQVQRRKVKDALMLANHPARRGVDSPHEIRAWRDATSPKHQIAVGFEGAPGHQAAGLPAPLGMGRARGIYDNNPSANSFPGYPAESYRTWGGFDWMTATVGGLWDSLLAEGKAWWISANSDSHQVYADTAARGGGDFNTDGRYGDPVYNGQIDVTQGDYWPGQYSRTHVGAEDFSYAAVMDGIRAGRVWVDHGQLISGLDVRVSGGSRWATLGGALHVKKGTNVTLTVDIALAQDANWAGFIPKLARVDVIQGDVTGPAADKDTLVAPTTKVVKSYEVNKTTGTVRITYTLGRVDRPLYLRLRGSDGNRSAVGARGAAVDPAGPAIDVVGDADPWKDLWFYSNPVWVLPA; this is encoded by the coding sequence ATGGGGCACGGACACAGTCACGGGCATGGGCATCACCACCACGGTCACGACCACGACCATGGGCACGGCCACGACCACGGCAGTGCCACGCTCCCCGCCGCCTTCGACACCTCCGTACCCGACGAGGCCCTGACCCCCGAGCAGCAGTCGCGCCGTTCCATGCTCCGCCGCGCGGGCCTGCTGGGCGCGGGTCTGGCCACGGTGGGAGCGTTCGGCGCGGCCGCGAGCGGGACGGCTGCCGCGCAGTCGTCGGCCGGTGCGCACACCTCCTCCAGTCGCCGCAAGGGCAACGGCTTCCTCTGGCTGGCCGGTGACCACCACATCCACACGCAGTACAGCAGCGACGGCAAGTACCGGGTCGCCGACCAGGTCAGGCAGGGTGCCAGACACGGCATGGACTGGCTGGTCATCACCGACCACGGCAGCGTGGCGCACGCCAAGATCGGCGTCGACAAGGTCAACCCGGACATCAAGGCCGCCCGTGCGGCGCACGAGGACACCCTCGTCTTCCAGGGCCTCGAATGGAACATCCCCGGCGCCGAGCACGGCACGGTCTTCGTGCACCCCGGCAAGAACGAGGTCTCCGTCCTCAAGCAGTTCGAGACGGACTACGACGGCAGCGTGAAGAACGCCTCCGACTCGACGCCCGCCAACGAGGCGCTCGCCGTCGCGGGTCTCGCGTTCCTCGGCGAGCAGGTCCAGCGCCGCAAGGTCAAGGACGCGCTGATGCTCGCCAACCACCCGGCGCGTCGCGGTGTCGACTCCCCGCACGAGATCCGCGCCTGGCGTGACGCGACCTCCCCGAAGCACCAGATAGCCGTCGGCTTCGAGGGCGCCCCCGGCCACCAGGCCGCCGGCCTGCCCGCCCCGCTCGGCATGGGCCGGGCGCGCGGCATCTACGACAACAACCCGAGCGCCAACTCGTTCCCCGGCTACCCGGCGGAGAGCTACCGCACCTGGGGCGGCTTCGACTGGATGACCGCCACGGTCGGCGGCCTCTGGGACAGCCTGCTCGCCGAGGGCAAGGCCTGGTGGATCAGCGCCAACTCCGACTCCCACCAGGTGTACGCGGACACGGCGGCGCGCGGTGGCGGCGACTTCAACACCGACGGCCGCTACGGCGACCCCGTCTACAACGGCCAGATCGACGTCACCCAGGGCGACTACTGGCCGGGCCAGTACAGCAGGACCCACGTTGGCGCCGAGGACTTCTCGTACGCGGCTGTCATGGACGGCATTCGCGCCGGACGGGTCTGGGTCGACCACGGCCAGCTCATCAGCGGCCTCGACGTCCGCGTCTCCGGCGGCAGCCGCTGGGCGACCCTCGGCGGCGCGCTGCACGTCAAGAAGGGCACGAACGTCACGCTGACCGTGGACATCGCACTCGCCCAGGACGCCAACTGGGCGGGCTTCATCCCGAAGTTGGCCCGCGTCGACGTCATCCAGGGCGATGTCACCGGCCCCGCCGCCGACAAGGACACGCTCGTCGCGCCGACCACGAAGGTCGTCAAGTCGTACGAGGTCAACAAGACCACCGGCACGGTCCGGATCACGTACACCCTCGGTCGCGTCGACCGCCCGCTGTACCTGCGCCTGCGCGGCTCGGACGGCAACCGGTCCGCGGTCGGCGCGCGCGGTGCGGCCGTCGACCCCGCCGGTCCCGCCATCGACGTCGTCGGTGACGCGGACCCGTGGAAGGACCTGTGGTTCTACTCGAACCCGGTCTGGGTCCTCCCCGCGTGA